AATGCATGTTATTGCTAGAACAGTTCATTCATCGCAAAAAGGTAATGTTAAGGGAGCTCCAATCCTTGATTGGGTTCTGAAATTTTGCATGCTCTGTTATTGTCCCTGGTCGAGCCTTCCTTCGTCGCCTTATTGATTTGACTGTGGGACACAGCAAACCCCACCATTTTATCCGGCTTTCTCAAACTTCTCGCGCTTATCTTCGAATTTGGTATCAATTCTTGTGTGACTTTAACGGTCGTTCCTTTTTTCTGGACGATGCAATTCTACCTCATCCTAGTCTACGTCACAAGGAATCACGTGAGATTGCGCGAGCAAGCCAGGTCAGTGTGCGGTAAGCTTTCGGTTATGGCGGATGCCAaggtgaagaagaagaagacgaagctGCAGTGCTAGCCGAAGACGAAAATGATGACCTTAAAGCACTAAACAAGAGCATTGTTTAtcaccatttcaaaatggatacTCTTGGTTCAGTAATTAGACTAATACGTCCAAATTGTTTCATGGCCACCATCGACCTCAAAGATGCCTATGCCTGTGTCAGAGAAACATCAAAAATATCTCAAGTTTCACTGGAAAGGAAACTTCTACAAGTTCACTTGCTTCCCTAATGGCTTATGTTTCTGCCCTAGGAAATTCACAAAGCTCATAAAGCCAGTACACTCTTGTCTTAGGTTACAAGGCCACATCTTGGCAGCTTATATTGATGACAATTACATTCAGGGTGATACTTATACCGAATGTCTAACTACTGTGATTGAAACATTAAAACTGTTTGTTAACCTGGGATTTTGTCCTCACCCTGAAAAATCATGTCTGATACCATCCCAAGAAGTTAATTTTCTGGGAGTTGTGCTAAATTCCATCACAATGACTGTCAGACTGACCatggagaaaaaacaaaaaattaagaatgcATGCACAGCACTGAAGGAGAGGTCAAAATACTTTATACGAGAGGTTGCAAGTGTCATAGGACTACTGGTCTCAAGTTTCCCTGCTGTTATGTATGGGCCATTGTATTACAGAAAACTAGAACAAGAGAAATCTCatgctatcaaagacaataatggCAACTATGAGGCCTTTATGTCACTCTCCACAGATGCCAAAACAGAACTACAATGGTGGatcgaaaatattgaaaactcATTCAACGTTATAAATCATGACCCCCCATCATTAACAATTAGCACTGATGCATCAAAAATTGGATGGTGAGGTGTTTTCAAAGATCTGACTTGTGGGGGCCACTAGACACCCCAAGAAGCTGAAGAGCATATCAACTACCTAGAATTAATGGCTGCCTTCTTTTCACTCCAAGCTTTTGTGACAAAACTAAATAATAAACATGTCAGACTGAAAATTGATAATATAACAGCAGTGGCAGCGATTAATAACATGGGCACTAATCACTCTTTACAATGTAACAAAGTGGCTTTAGATATCTGGTGCTCGTGCATGGCTAGAAACATCTGGATATCTGCAGAACACATACCAGGGAAAAGTAATGTAGCAGCTGATAGACAGTCAAGGGAAATAAACACCAATACTGAGTGGATGCTGAACCCCACTCTCTTAAATAAAGCCCTTGATAAGCTGCAAGCTCGCCCAGATGTTGACATGTTTGCATCGAGACTCAATAAATAATTCCCAAGATATATTTCCTTCCGACCTGACCCTGGAGCATACTTAGTAGATGCTTTTTCAGCTCAGTGGAATGAACTAAATGGTTATTATTTTCCCCCCTTCAGTGTGATTCCAAAGGTTCTTCAAAAACTGGAACAAGACAAAGCCACGGGGATAGTGGTGATCCCCAGATGGCCAACTCAGGTGTGGTACTCAATGGCTATGAGAATGCTGATAAGCTGCCCAGTCCTTCTGTAGCACAATGCCAGACTACTTTTGTTACCCAGCCACCTACAGAAAGTACATCCATTACACAAGAAACTGGACCTTCTCATCTGCCACTTATCCGGGAACAGTTGCATGCAAGCGGCCTTTCACAAGCAGCTTCAAATATCATCCTGTGTGCCTGGAGAAACGGGACAAAAAAGCAGTACCGAACGTATCTTTCGAAGTGGGGAAATTACTGCAGCTCAAAAGGGATCAGTCCATTTTTAGCTACTGTAGCTCAAGCAATAAACTTTCTTGCCGACCTAGTCAAGTCAGTTGTTGGCTATAGTGGAGTTAATACAACAAGATCAGCCATTTCAACAATACTTTTCATTAGTGACTCTGCTACCTTTGGTACACACCCATTAGTAAAGGGATTTCTAAAGGGTGTTTTTGAACAGAAGCCCTCATTACCATGTTATGAAACCATCTAGGATGTCAGTCAAGTATTAACTCATCTTCGTTCCTACCCTCCTGTTGAGGACATTTCACTTAAGAAACTTACATTTAAAGTTGTTATGTTACTAGCTCTGTTAACTGGTCAGCAAACACAAACCATTCACTGCCTAGATGTTAAACATATGGACATGTCagaaaagaaatgtattttttatctgaCCAGCCTCCAGAAGCACTCCCGACCAGGGAAACAGCAGAAGCCTATTGAACTGGAAGCTTTTGACCAGGAGCCTAATTTATGTGTTATTCGTCATTTGAAAGCATATGTTAATAAGACTAGTGTTCATAGGGGTGACACTAACAGGAATCAGTTGCTGTTGAGTTTTCAGAAACTATTTAAACCTGTTAGTAAGGACACAATTTCACGTTGGATCAAAAATGTCTTGAAAGCTGCGGGCATAGATACCACCAAATTTGGGGCCTACAGCACTAGGGCAGCATCCACCAGTGCTGCTTCCAGGGCGGGAACGCCGCTAGAAGTTATTCTGCAATCTGCAGGATGGTCTAACTGCGGAACCTTTGCTAAGTTTTACCAGAAACCAATCAATGTTCCATGTAACTTTGGCTCGGTTTTGTTAGAGGCAAATACAGTATGCCAAACCTAccttttgttgtctttaattCATGACCACAGGGCTTGGAAATCTCACGTGATTCCTTGTGACGTAGGCTAGGATGAGGTAGAATTTAAGATTAAACGAGaattacctgtaagttgaagttttaTGTGAATTCTACCGATTCCTAGTCAGGAACAGAGGAGTCACGTGCCCACCCaacatatatatatctatattttatccaggacaaatttatcctttttttttgtcccCACCCTTGTTTTTTCCTGTGCTCATTCATTGTTAAATACTGACCTGGCTTGCTCGCGCAATCTCATGTGACTCCTCTGTTCCTGACTAGGAATCGGTAGAATtcacatcaaacttcaacttacaggtaagtctcgtttaatcttaaattttttattttggagaTGCTTAAGGGTTGTGGCAAAACTGTCACCCGTCTTGACATGCGTTTACCCATCACTTTGCCTATTTTACGTCAGTTTCTGCAGGTGTCTCCTTCGATCTGCACTTCTCAATATGTCTGCTGCTTGTTTAAGGCTATGTGTACAGTGGCATTTTTCGCCTTTCTGCGGATTGGTGAGATGACCACCAGCAGTGGATCCTCTGAGGTTCTGCAGCTTCACCACATCGAGAGGGTTACCAATTCCTCTGGTGACGTTGTTTCAATCAAGATtaagtttggcaattttaaacatagctATAATCAGTACCCAGTCGCTATTGTACTGACTCATCATGCAGAGGTGTGTCCTGTGCAAAGCCTTCTGGACTATCTTGCCTTGCGTGGCCCAGTTGATGGTGCACTTTTTCAATCTCTAGAGGGTAGACCCATTTCTAGATCCTTTTTTACAGAATTATTGTCATTGGCAGTTAGAAGCTGTGGATTAGACCCCACTAAGTATAAAGGGCACAGCTTTCGCATCGGGGGTTTTCTTTCGCTGCTGAAAGCGGGCTGTCTGAGACCCAAATTCGCCTCTTGGGGAGGTGGAAGTCTGATGCTTTCCGTCGATATATTCGCATCCCAACTCTCCAGTCCTAATGTAAGGGTATGGAATGTGGTCATTTTTATTGTCACCTTTGACAAGGCAGGGGTCTTGTCCTTGGTTTCCTGGGTTTTAACCTGGTAGAGGCTCTGTCTCACCTTAATTTCTTTAATGTATTGTTGTACCTACCAGTACAGGCAGTCACAAGGGTGCTGTTCCTGTACTGTCAAACTGTGTTTATTAAGGCCACTTTTTTGGTGATGAACAATTGCAGGGGCATTTTTCACACCAACTCTCCAGTCCTTATGTAAGGTTATGGAATCTGGTCATTTTTATTGTCACCTTTGACAAGGCAGGGGTCTTGTCCTTGGTTTCCTGGGTTTTAACCTGGTAGAGGCTCTGTCTCATCTTAATTTCTTTAATGCATTCTTGTACCTACATGTACCAGTTCAGGCAGTCACAGGGGTGCTTTTCCTGTACTGTTATAACTTGTTTATTAAGTCCACTATTTTGGTGATGAACAATTGCAGGGGCATTTTTCACACCAATGTcgttgaattttgtttttatcagGACATTGTCCTGGGTTCCATGTTATCTTGTTAGCAACTTTCTTGCTTCCACTTTTTTTCCACTCATATGAGGTTGCCTTTGTCGCCATTCCTGTTGGGGTTGGGCTGCCTCCTTTATCCCAAGTTGGCTTTGGCGCTTTCAGATCCCCACCTTTGCTGGGCGTGCGATCAAATCTTTAATTTTGTGATATaatattttcattgttattaaaCCGGCTATGTGCTAAGGCACATAGCCAGATTTCGCCAAGTGACAAGTCTGTTTTTTCTCCGCCCCGCAAACCGAGCTCAACAGTTTGGCGACTCACTCAACCTCATTTATATTGAGAGGCATAAAGGTGTTATTGGCTTGCCAATAAAAATTTTATGCATCTCAATAGTTTAAATTTATACTGCATGCATAATTATGCACTCAGCAAAGTGTGACGTGTTCATTCCTGGGGAGGAGCAATTACCAAGTATCCCCTATAGGGAATTTGTTACATTCCGAGAAAGCGCGGTAAATATTCATTCGCCTTTCAAGCTCGACTGATCTGGTTCAAACTTTTTCACCCTCCTCCTCCCCATTGTCAGGTTccactatttgtttctttttctcagTTTACTTCTGTGGTGCGCTCTCAGATCCCCACCTTTGCTGGGCGTGCGATTAAATCTTTAATTTTGAAATATaatattttcattgttattaaaCCGGCTATGTGCTAAGGCACATAGCCAGATTTCGCCAAGTGGCAAGTCTGTTTTTTCTCCGCCCCGCAAACCGAGCTCAACAGTTTGGCGACTCACTCAACCTCATTTATATTTAGaggcataattattattaaatgataATTAGGAACAATTGACCAATATGCTTATTATACCTATTGGAAGAAAAAATGCCTGTGGAGATAAAATTGCAGCAAATTGGTCTTAAACGATTGAAAGGAAAGGCCCTCAGGTCATGATGAAAAACCCTTCTTAGTTTATGTTCAAGTTTACTGCGATTTCAATTTGAATGCAACTCTGGACTGACATAATCAGATGTGTGTGCGTGAGTGTTTTTCATGAGTAGTTGCCAAAGGATTTTGGCAGACACAAAGTTGTTTATTCCTTGAAAAAAATCCGTTTACATCTTctttaatgcaaaacatgatCTAGCCACCTTATTGGCCGGATAAGAATAAACATCAAAGGAGCTTAATGTTGGACAAAACTATAAATAGGTTATGGTCGAGTCGTAAGGAAAAACTCCTTGCCCATCAGctgtttcttctttcaaattttcaaacaccGTTTTCAAAACTGAGCTGCAACAATGTTTCCTTGTAAAATGCAATCACTGTTGGTTAGCTTTGATTGATTCGAAGCTCTTGGTAACGGTGTTGTCAGTGCGGGTTTACGTTTTGAATCTCTGAACATGGGttatgcgaaaaaaaaaaaaaggattttcgCAGCAAGCCGCTTTTAATTAAAAAGATATAAACGTGAAAATGACAGAAAGTAACCTCAAAGCAGAATATCCGGATCGCAAGAGACTCACAGGTTTCTTggtaaaatactttttttaaCCAAGAAGGCAAGTATAATGCAAAGCTGCATTCATGAGTACAGACGAGGCCCCTTATTAAAGTATCTTCTTGAAGCAAAATAATAAATACGGTTcccttttgtacatttcttccGTTTGCGCTTGTAACAAGACACGCAAGGTTAGGTCTTATTCATTGTGAAGCTAAACGTAACTGAATCCCAAAAACCAGTTTGCAAATCAATAACCATAGATTTACATGAATCATAAGAAATTTTACGAGACTTTTTCTAGAAATTTCTTATGATTGAgtgaaaatgcaagaaaattaatAATGCATTTTAAAAGAAGAAGGAAGATGTATCTTCTTCACGACTTCGAGATTGAAATTGAATATTTGTCGTTCGCGAATACTTGTTTTGGAGTAGGATAGTGTCGACTGTAAGTCCAAATTAAGCAGTAAAATATACATATGATAACTTaagctaaatatatatattttttttgtggttttaaATCCAAATGCGTTCAACAAAGCAAACGTAATAcaggaaaacaaggaaaaacttaATGACTTGTGAGATCGTTAGGGTAAAAGAATAGTATAAATAAGAAGATGCAAGGTTCAAGTAAAACTCTGATAAGATCGTTGTAGTTGCCGCTTGATCGCCGTTGGTTTGATTTTTGCATATTACTCAACATCATTTGCAGCTTACCTCGTTACCAGTTTCGCGTAGAAGAGCAACTAGAAAATCGGTGAGTTCATCTGCTTCGATGAAGCCATTACCTAAATGAGGAAGTCCAACGAGAAGAAGACGTTGACTCTGATTTGTATTCAAAACCGTGTCAGACCCATTTTATGTATTGTATACGTTGAAAATTATTTTACCGTCTTTGTCGAATTCCTTGAAGACTTTGACAAATTCTTTTGATGTAAGTTTTGCTTCACCCTTGAATTGCAGCATGCAAGAGGCTTTTTTACCTTCCATATTCTTTGCGTGCAAGACCAAAATAACGCTTGCATTCCTCGAAATCTGCTTTTAATAATTGTATACAACTGCGATGCATGCGCATTTTGGCGCCGCCTCGCGGAAcaataatattcaaatttgaGTCTACACGCGTAAAGCAGGTGAATTAAGGAGTAAACAAGAAACTCGAAGAATGAACACAGTTCTGGATAGCAATGAAATTTCCTTTGCAAGCGGCCTGAGAGTTTTGTGGTCGCTAATTAAAGTCAAGATAACTGGTGAGTCGCAGAGTCGATTAACAACATTGTATCCTTCGAAGATCCGcgagcaaaatttaaaaaaaaagaaaacgaagtaTAATCTGTGTTTAAATCAAATGCAAATCAAATACGCCAAACCCTTTTTTTGAATCAGGCCCATTCACCAACATTTTTCGACTTAAGAGTAGCCTGCGGGCCTTTTCTACAGcttgaaatatttttcgttAAAATTTCACCGGATTCTTTTTTAGCTCCCAGACCAAAAAGCCCGCAACTGTAATAAAAAGGAGTAATATTCTCTTGTAGCGGACTGTAGATCTGATCTTtacattatttactttttgatGCCATTATGGGGAGTTCTTAATTAAAATAGGCTCCGTCCGCATACAACTTGATCAGTCGGGAGGAAACGCGGCTGCTGTGAATGAAAAAGATATGTACAAATAAAAGACCTGTTCGTCATAAAAAGCTTCGATCTCATCAGCGACTATCCTCATAACACATattgaaaggaaggaaaggaaaggaactttatttaagtgtctagtcgttctagcgctggagcgctaattggggacactgtaaactgaaatgaacaatgaaagtaaatcaagtcaaatacaTTGCCCTGACTGCGTTCTTTAGATCAAGTTAAATCATTAAATGCGAAAAGAAAATTAGTATACATTGACAAGAACATAAGCAAATTTCCATGATTCTTTGACGACTAATATTGGTTAATTCGTATCATTTATCGATTTTCTAAGCGCTTCACGGCACCTTTAATTAggatttaaaattttaaaaatgacaaCATGTAATAGCTTAAACCGCACATAAGAAAACCGTTTAAATTGGACACAGATACGAGCAGTTTTTACACCGCAGATTTTTTAACAATGAGACTGAGAAATGATAACGACTATTACGAAGTTAACGATAAGTTAGTTTTTTCGTACTTTTCGCTTTAATTTCCTTATATTACAAGAATAGtttcaagtcaagtcaagtcaagtcaagtttattattcttattacatATTACAAAAGAATCACTCTAACCCGCAAATAGCGaaagctaatctaggcgggtagagtgaaatttaaaaattaaacgaggcttacctgtaaggtgaagtttgattgtaattctacgaGTTATTGGTCTGGAGCGaagaagtcacgtgagatataGCGCGCGCGAAGCAAGCAGGCAGTTTTTAAAGCAAGTTATGTGAAGGGCCATATTAGTAAACTGGAGCGAAGACTGGGTTGGGTAATAAGTCTATAATAGGTCTAGCCTGGGTGGGCACGTGACTTCTTCGCTCCAGACCAATAACtcgtagaattacaatcaaacttcaccttacaagtaagcctcgtttaatttttaaattctacttCGTCATTGGTCAATGTCGctacgaagtcacgtgagattttAAAGCATATGGCCATGAACTATACCAATTCGTCTGGTAGCAACAACAACTTTAATattgcacaaaaagaaaaaccttcaATATATCACATCAAGCATCTATTGCATGCAATAGTTCAGTTCCAAAAGAGCCAGCCTCAGTGTCCATGGGTTTGTCATAGAACTTCCTAAAGGTCTCTGCATTTGACCATCCTGCCGCATCCATTATACTCTGGATAGATATGTTGACAGTTTTGGCAGCAGAAGTAGAAGCCGCTCTTGTACTGTGGGCTCCATATTTACGGACGTCTAGACCAGAGTTCTCGAGGACTTTCCTGAGCCATCTGCCCACGGTGTCAGTAGTGACAGAATCATGTGGCTTTTGGTAGCTAATAAACAAACTGGAACTGCACCGCAAAGGTTTGGTGCGCCTAACATATTCTTCAAGAAAGGTAACAACACATAAGCGGTTATCTGGATGATACGCCCGTAGCTCCAATTTACCAAAATGTTTGCCTGGTCTTGATGTCTTAAGAAGTTCTTGTATGTAAAATGTACAACGATCCTTCGTCAAGACCATATTATTAACATCCAAAGCATGAATTGTCTGGCAACGTTGACCAGATAGTGATGCCACCAACATAGTAGTTTTCATGGTAAGGTCCTTTAGTGTAAGCTTCTCAGGCGGGTGAAGAGACTTTAAGTACGTAAAAACGATGGAAATGTCCCAGATTTCCTGATACCTTGGAAGTGAAGGGCGTGTATTAAATACACCTCGAAGAAACCTGGTCACCAGTGGGTGGCTACCAAACGTACCTCCTCCGGACGGGACAATAATAGGTGAGAGTGCAGACCGAGCTGTGTTAAGGGCACTATAAGAAAGCTGGTGCTTCTGGTAAAGTTCACTAAGAAAGTTCACACCTTGAATTACAGACGCAGAAAGTGGATCAATTTTCCGTTCACCACAGTACAATTCCCATCGCTTGAGGTACGACGCATACTGTTTCCGAGTGCCCGCTCTCCACCCTTGGAGGATGACGCTGGCAGTTGACGCTGAAAGTCCTTGACTAGTAAGGAGTTCCCTGACAAGTGGCACCCTAGGAGCGTGAGGGTCTTGTGCAGCGGGTGGGATTCCTCCGGTTTGGATGCCAGTAACAGGGTGTCCTTTCTCCTAGGGAGGATAAAAGGTGGTGCAATAAGCAAGTGTGTAAGTAAGGGCCACCATGGTTGTGTGGGCCAATGGGGGACCACTAGAATACCAGTGGCCTGGTCTACTGTCACTTTCCTCAATACTTTCTGAATAATGCAGAAAGGGGGGAAAGCATAGAAGCAGAAATCCTTccaagttaaatgaaaagcatcAACGGCATATGCTCCCGGGTCAGGTTGAAAGGAGacatattttttgcatttgtaaTTAATCCGTGATGCAAATAAATCGATATCAGGTTTGACTGAAAAACCTGCAAGCATGTTTTCAAAGATCTCAGTATCAAGAGTCCATTCAGTTTCCCTTCTTTGTTTCCTTGATTCACGATCTGCAAGTGTATTTTCCTTTCCAGGAATATGGGATACTGTGATCCAGATACTGTGTAAAATACACCACTCCCAAATTTGTCTTACTATGCTATTGATTTCCTTGGAGTGGCAAGTTCCCATTTGATTGATACAGGACACTGCTGTTGTATTGTCTACTAACATGCTAACACATTTCCCAGACACTTCATGAGAAAAAGCCTGTAATGCCAAGAAAACAGCTTTAGTCTCAAGATAGTTTATGTGATATTGGGCTTCATGGTGTGTCCATGAGCCCCCGCTAGGGGTACCCTCCACAGAGCACCCCCACCCCTCTTTTGAAGCATCGGCTGTCATGGTGATCTGGGTTTCTCTCTGCTTAACTGGTTTGGAGGTTTCTTCTACAGAATTTATCCACCATTGAAGGTCTGCAACTGCCTCACCAGATAAGGCCATTATGCTATCAAAATTACCCTGATTGGATTTTAGGGCCTGAGTTTTGTCCATCTCAAGGGACCTGTAGTGAAGGGGCCCATAGAGCACCCCTGGTAAACTAGAAGTCAAAAGCCCCAACACTTTTGCCACTTCCCGAATGGTAATGGCTTTTTCTTGTAGAAGCTGTTGACAAGCCTCCTTCACTTTGACAGCTTGTTCCCCGGTAAGAGCCACAGTCATAGACTGGGAGTCTAGGACAAACCCGAGAAAGGTGAGTCTCTGGGTGGGGATTAGGACAGATTTATCTGGGTGTATAACAAACCCAAGTTGGTGAAATAGAGATAATGTGTCAATTACATTGTGTACACACAGTTCATAGGTATCAGCTTGCAAATATGAGTCATCTATATATGCCACAGAAAGATGCCCAAGGTTTCTCAGTGTCGAGTATACAGGCTTGAGGAGTTTTGTGAATTTTCTTGGACAGAAtgccagaccatttggaaagcAAGTAAACTGGTAGAGTTTTCCACGCCATGagaacttcaaatatttttgatcTGACGGTGCAATGGCAACAGAATAATAAGCGGATTTAAGATCAACTGAACACATGTAGCATCCTGGTGTCATCATTTCGACAGCTGTGTGTATAgtatccattttaaaatgataataaGTAACATATTGATTTAATGATTTGAGATTGAGAATCATACGATGCGTGCCATCTTTTTTGGGGCGCAAAAATATAGTAGAAATAAATTCATCACGCTCGTGCACAGATTCGGTAATGACCCCTTTGCTCATTAGGTCTGAGATTTCAGTATCGATAATACGAGCTTCTCTTTCTCCCCAGCATGGTTGAAACGGGGGGTTAATTTGAACCGGAGTTTCATTGAATTCAATGTGTTGCCCGGTCACAGTCTCTAGGATTTCAGTGTCCGAGGTTAGCGCTCTCCATTCATTCACAAATTATGGGAGCTGGCCCGCCTGAAAATCATCAGCCTCAAGCCTGTAAACCTCGACTAGAGACGGTAAAAGAGACTCGTACTCACTTACTTGAATGGTTTGGAGCATAAAAATGGGCTGGGTTTCTATTTCCGCTGTGTTTGGTCGCGTTGTTGTTTCCCGCGATACGGCTTGCCTCGGTTGTTCCACGAGGGCTGGTTTTGCCGCCCAAATGGCGGCGTCGTTCTTAATAAAAAAGAGCTCGTACTGTTGGCTGGCGCCTTTGATCCAGCACGATTTCCCCTCCTGTGGAAACCATGGGCTTGGCTAGCGGTACTTCCAACTCTATTGGCAGTACGAATATGCGTGAGCTTGGTTTGAAGATCATCGCCAAACAACCACTCGGTCACTGGCACATTGGCCGAGCAGAGGTCGCCATACTCCTTGTTTAGTTGAGGTTTGATGTCTTCTTTCCGAAGCTGAACAATCTCGAAGCTCGCATGGCCCAGGAGTTGTATTGCATCTGTGGCTTGCACCAGCAAGTTATGCAGCTCACCAGCTAAGCTTTTGTCAGCTTTAGCCGATAGATTGAGTAGTGATTCGGCGGTATTCAATACCACACAGCCGGCCTTCGTCACGTTACTTTGTAGGCGGGAAAATTTGACGTCTCGCGATTTGGCATTACGAGACAATTTTCCCCAGATTTCTTCATTGACTTT
The Montipora capricornis isolate CH-2021 chromosome 10, ASM3666992v2, whole genome shotgun sequence genome window above contains:
- the LOC138021103 gene encoding uncharacterized protein, with protein sequence MSDTDILDDHEEDLLQVDTEQNQLMSLLAKMNKNMATMSDSLRELHDKRRHVVSADHGDHTAEPANKVAKTAENDPADLVLSAVKNLLGSEESGNTEGELSSQESLLDNLAKSLDSQERTSDPVNKKLAEVANACWLKKLGDDQYKETTGKYFRPENCKKVVVPKVNEEIWGKLSRNAKSRDVKFSRLQSNVTKAGCVVLNTAESLLNLSAKADKSLAGELHNLLVQATDAIQLLGHASFEIVQLRKEDIKPQLNKEYGDLCSANVPVTEWLFGDDLQTKLTHIRTANRVGSTASQAHGFHRRGNRAGSKAPANSTSSFLLRTTPPFGRQNQPSWNNRGKPYRGKQQRDQTQRK
- the LOC138021102 gene encoding uncharacterized protein — translated: MDTIHTAVEMMTPGCYMCSVDLKSAYYSVAIAPSDQKYLKFSWRGKLYQFTCFPNGLAFCPRKFTKLLKPVYSTLRNLGHLSVAYIDDSYLQADTYELCVHNVIDTLSLFHQLGFVIHPDKSVLIPTQRLTFLGFVLDSQSMTVALTGEQAVKVKEACQQLLQEKAITIREVAKVLGLLTSSLPGVLYGPLHYRSLEMDKTQALKSNQGNFDSIMALSGEAVADLQWWINSVEETSKPVKQRETQITMTADASKEGWGCSVEGTPSGGSWTHHEAQYHINYLETKAVFLALQAFSHEVSGKCVSMLVDNTTAVSCINQMGTCHSKEINSIEKGHPVTGIQTGGIPPAAQDPHAPRVPLVRELLTSQGLSASTASVILQGWRAGTRKQYASYLKRWELYCGERKIDPLSASVIQGVNFLSELYQKHQLSYSALNTARSALSPIIVPSGGGTFGSHPLVTRFLRGVFNTRPSLPRYQEIWDISIVFTYLKSLHPPEKLTLKDLTMKTTMLVASLSGQRCQTIHALDVNNMVLTKDRCTFYIQELLKTSRPGKHFGKLELRAYHPDNRLCVVTFLEEYVRRTKPLRCSSSLFISYQKPHDSVTTDTVGRWLRKVLENSGLDVRKYGAHSTRAASTSAAKTVNISIQSIMDAAGWSNAETFRKFYDKPMDTEAGSFGTELLHAIDA